GTTGACGACGTTAGAAGGTTCTTAGGGATGGTAACGTATTACGCACGCTTTATACCTAACATATCTACAACAACTACACCCTTAAGACACCTCTTGAAAAAAGATTCAAAGTTTAACTGGACCAATAAATGTGAAGATGCGTTTAACACACTGAAAAGAGAATTGGCTAGTGAAAGAGTATTGGTACCCTACAACCCtagtttaaaaattcaattggcATGTGACGCAGGTCCAACAGGTATTGCGGGTGTCTTATCACACATATTCGATGGAGAAGAGCGGCCAATTGCGTACGCGTCTAGGGCATTGACGGCCGCCGAAAAAAATTACTCTCAGCTGGATAGAGAGGCGCTATCAATTGTTTTTCTGTTCAACGCTTCCATGAATATTTATTCGCGCGTCAATTTGTACTAATAACGGACAATCAGCCGATTATGAGAATTTTTCATCAAACTGCAAAACTGCCTCAAATGACGTCTGCCCGATTGCAACGGTATGCAGCGTATTTATCTGGGTTTAATTATGAGATACAAGTAAAAAAAGGGGTCGACAACACTAACGCGGATTGTCTCTCCAGAGCGCCCGATATTACAACAAATTTCGTCGAATGTTCTATCAATAGAGAAGTACATCTTATATGTAAAGAAACTacgtaacaacaacaaaactaataatgataatgatatcGATCCAGAATTTACAGTTGATGAGGACGTGCTTTTCAGAGGTCAAAGAGTAGTAATCCCTGAAATTCTACAACCATATGTGTTACAGGAACTCCATTATACGCACTTAGGCGTATTCAATGGAAGAGTgcatttctcatttaaaaactTGCCTTGGACAATTGAAACGTTTCGATTTACACCTTAACCGGggcaaatgtttgtttttcaaaGATAGCATTGAATTTTTGGGTCACATTGTTGAATTTAATACGATAAAAAAATCTCCATCAAAAGTTTCTGCAATTCTTAACATGCCTACACCAAACTCGGTTGACGACGTTAGAAGGTTCTTAGGGATGGTAACGTATTACGCACGCTTTATACCTAACATATCTACAACAACTACACCCTTAAGACACCTCTTGAAAAAAGATTCAAAGTTTAACTGGACCAATAAATGTGAAGATGCGTTTAACACACTGAAAAGAGAATTGGCTAGTGAAAGAGTATTGGTACCCTACAACCCtagtttaaaaattcaattggcATGTGACGCAGGTCCAACAGGTATTGCGGGTGTCTTATCACACATATTCGATGGAGAAGAGCGGCCAATTGCGTACGCGTCTAGGGCATTGACGGCCGCCGAACAAAATTACTCTCAGGTGGATAGAGAGGCGCTATCAATTGTTTTTTCTGTTCAACGCTTCCATGAATATTTATTCGCGCGTCAATTTGTACTAATAACGGACAATCAGCCGATTATGAGAATTTTTCATCAAACTGCAAAACTGCCTCAAATGACGTCTGCCCGATTGCAACGGTATGCAGCGTATTTATCTGGGTTTAATTATGAGATACAAGTAAAAAAAGGGGTCGACAACACTAACGCGGATTGTCTCTCCAGAGCGCCCGATATTACAACAAATTTCGTCGAATGTTCTATCAATAGAGAAGTACATCTTATATGTAAAGAAACTacgtaacaacaacaaaactaataaTGACAATGATATCGATCCAGAATTTACAGTTGATGAGGACGTGCTTTTCAGAGGTCAAAGAGTAGTAATCCTTGAAATTCTACAACCATATGTGTTACAGGAACTCCATTATACGCACTTAGGCATCACTAAGATGAAAGAACTGGCACGCCGCTATGTATACTGGAAGAACATTGACAAGGACATTGAAAATTTGGTGCGATCATGTCCATCATGTGCGTTAGTAAAAAGTTCTCCAGCTAAAGCGGAACTTCATCCGTGGGAAGAGCCAGATGGAAGTTGGCAACGCATACACATAGATTATGCCGGtccttttcaaaataatttttttctgttggtAATGGATGCAAAGTCGAAATGGGCTGAAATCGGTATTAGCCGAACAGCACCGTCGTCATTGTCGACATTAGAAATTTTAGAAGAAATTTTTTCGAGAAATGGATATCCAAACGTTCTGGTATCAGACAATGCAACAATTTTTACAAGCGaggaattaaaaactttttgtaaaaactgtggcatttttcaaaagtttataGCGCCAGGCCACCCAGCCACGAATGGGTTGGCAGAGAGAAATGTACAAACTCTAAAACACAAATTAACGACAATGGAAAATGAAACGATGTCTATTCGGAAAAAAGTACAGGAAATACTTTTTAAGTATCGCGCGACACCATTAAAAAACTCTAAAACTCCTTCGGAACAGCATTTGGGAAGGCAATTACGTATAAGTCTGGATGCATTTAAACCAACTAAGTTTAGACTGCCTCCACATTTAGGGGACTACATAGTAGACTCTGAATGAAACCTCATACGattatttattatcattttgttttattgattcgattttaaaaatattttgtcaaaatatcaaattattaaattacataaatacattgaattaaatattgtaattttgaaTAAGTTAATATAATTAGTATGTAAAAAGGGTGAGAGAATTGTAATATACAAATCTGGTATCCTTTATTAATAttcatcacttaagtcgggtttagcaacatttcctatcacttccaaaatttcaccgttattaaattttttgattctaagtcaaataacgaaaatttgttttggtttttttggctttaatgttcaaaatattatgaaacttaatagtccCGGTGTTCTTTGGTGTTGATAGCTCTCAGAATTAAaagcacaaaaacgttaatatttttgcctgctctctcttagtttaagagtaatatgaatttaaagtcaatatatATAATAGTACATTAatcatatttggaaaacaaacagatcgttatgggtatcattgaatagaGCTTTacaatacctttaatatgatatataatacagtttattaatattgtgaaccaaaaattcctttttgaatttatgacagtacttcagaaaattttgatatacagaaaaagtgattttagcgaagcaggtgttcgatacaccccagagttaaAAGTCCCTTCACCCTACggggatcttgatttgttccaatttgtttagaaatttcatataaaaagtaagtattttacattcaaaacatAACAACAGCGGCACTGTTGACGTcacgaaaaaagagtaaaagagtacactaaaataacggaattgtcgatggcgcaatcttgtttatttcattcatgaGTAACGCCCACAATGCACAGTGCATAGGAGTTGCCGATCCCGATTAATATAAAAaggtaactcgattttttgttactttacaggagaagaaaaaaacttaataaaatccataaaatttgagacacaaaaaaagttttaatgcaatttttaataagaagagacatcacattttatttataatttaaaatttctttctttttattttaatgaagttatttaatatacccctttacattgatatttttgaaaaagaaaatattagttacgacttttttatattaagccatcgatatgtacaTGTTCGCAAACTCTaaatcaaggcgtatttaacaaggtgacagcagtggcgaattgaaataaatacagccgaattcacttattttttatatatggagtttgacataaaGGTGTTCCGGCGAATATTTGTTTCTGTAATCAGCTGTTCTCGTGAGGTCACCTtattagattcgccttgctctaaatttatttttaaggtatttcgtcaaggtgcatttaataaggtggcacagctgattatagaaatagcacgcacaaatgtcaaactacatatataaaaaatatccgcccgtatgtcaaactctatatataaaaaataagtgaattcgcctgtatttatttcaattcgccactgctgtcaccttgttaaatacgccttggtatTTCGTACATTTTGTAGCGAATGTGTAtgttagggttctatagctgaaaaaaaagtcgacttttcgaccttttccgttttttaaaaagtcgacttttcgaactttcgaattttttcgttttttaaaaagttgacttttcgaactttcgacgtttggtaatttataaaagtcgacttttcgaactttcgactttttagttaaatcgacttttttcgacttttttagactattttcgactttccgactatttttgacttttttcaactttttaccatttcttgtaacaaatacatagtttttacatttattgatgcgccttttgtaatgtttagcaataaaaatgaaatttatcaaggcgataatagttagaagaatgttgtgtagaaaaaagctttaatttataaacttttatttattatttatattagcatatactacaaaaaatgcaagtgtaccaaattgcaatagttttagtataatgttggaattaatttttttttaacaatctaaaaagtcgactattttcgacttttatcgactattcgacttttttcgacttttatcgactattttcgacttttatcgactattcgacttttgagataacataatcgattgttcgacttttttccgaccaaaatgtcgatttcgacttttcgacttttttcaggaatagtccaaaaatattagtcgacttagaatcactttctgagtcgattaaacgatgtccgtccgtccgtctggctggctgtccatgtaaaccttgtgcgcagagtacagaggTTTCGGTCTTTAGACGGAGCCTCGACCCAATTTCataatgatcggtccataattggtcatagctttcataaggcccatttcgaaaatcgcttatgaatataaattatttaaattttaaaagaatttttttttctattttacttagtatagggtattatatggtccggcttgaccgaccatactttcttacttgtttctgaTTGAAATTCACaaaggaaaatcaaaaaaaaattgagcaaggcgtatttaacaaggtgacagcagtggaaattgaaataaatacaggcgaattcacttattttttatatatagagtttgacatacggacgtacgggcgaatattttttatatatgtagtttgacatttgtgcgtgctatttctataatcagctgtgctgccgatggcaccttattaaatgcaccttgaaaTTGAGGAAGTCgaaaccaaggcgaattcatatataTGAATTCGCCAAACAatcctaaataaaattttcttataaatttaaaaccaaagtaaattaataaagtagactccaaggtgcatttaataaggtgccatcggcagcacagctgattatagaaatagcacgcacaaatgtcaaactacatatataaaaaatattcgcccgtacgtccgtatgtcaaactctatatataaaaaataagtgaattcgcctgtatttatttcaattcgccactgctgtcaccttgttaaatacgccttggtagactcagtagaacagctggctattttttttattcagtctgaactgtcaattcacttgtggttgttgtggcgaaaaatacaacaagcccaaaagcaaaaacaacaacaggcaactttgacagctcagaccttaaaccaaaaacaaaattgcttgtggtttttgtaaatgttgtatttgttgtagtactgtcgctactttattaatttactttgtttaaaacgttttaaaataaaagctaaaaatgttttttttttaattaaaaaaaattttaaactaaaattttaaaaaagaagacTATGTATGctttaacataaatattaaaaacttttatcgGTGAACAATCtccggaaagttgatttcaacagacaacaGGTAATGCGTTATCTATAAAATTCCAGAATATACTTTATGTgtaccaaggcgtatttaacaaggtgacagcagtggcgaattgaaataaatacaggcgaattcacttattttttatatatagagtttgacatacggacgtacgggcgaatattttttatatatgtagtttgacatttgtgcgagctatttctataatcagctgtgctgccgatggcaccttattaaatgcaccttgatgtGTACGTAAAatcaaaatgtagaaattacaacggaatgaccaaagtaaattaataaagtagcgacagtactacaacaaatacaacatttacaaaaaccacaacaaggtgcatttaataaggtgccatcggcagcacagctgattatggaaatagctcgcacaaatgtcaaactacatatataaaaaatattcgcccgtacgtccgtatgtcaaactctatatataaaaaataagtgaattcgcctgtatttatttaaattcgccactgctgtcaccttgttaaatacgccttgaaccacaagcaattttgtttttggtttaaggtctgagctgtcaaagttgcctgttgttgtttttgcttttgggcttgttatatttttcgccacaacaaccacaagtgaactgacagttcagaccatggcgtatttaacaaggtgacagcagtggcgaattgaaataaatacaggcgaatcacttattttttatatatagagtttgacatacggacgtacgggcgaatattttttatatatgtagtttgacatttgtgcgtgctatttctataatcagctgtgctgccgatggcaccttattaaatgcaccttgggaatgacaatcttatatttacccttgccactcatggtgaaagcTATAAAAACCTAAATAACATGCCCATTTGACAAAACCCGTTTTATTAGTACAATcactagttttttatttaaaataatttaaaaaatgagtAAACAAacgaaaattaaatgaaaaaaggaaaaacgAACCATCATTATacaaattatactaaaataaaaagaacTGCCTTTAAATTACTCGTAATTTCTCAATAACTTGTTGATATTCCTTTTCCACTTGTTCGTATTCCTCCTGTAACTGTTCAATGCGCAGTTTCAGATTGGGTAAGCGGGCCCGTAACCATTCAGTGTCCATTTTAgccttttccatttttttgatatcacttaATTGTTTGTGATACACAGCATTTAAACGTTTTTTCACATCCAAACGATAGGAGGTGTAATCATCCTTGTcgtgtatatttatataaaacaagcgTAAAATTTCATAGACTTTACGGCACTGGCGGGGGTTTAACtacaaaaatttgcaaataatataaaaatatattgtggtAAATTGTAGAAATATTTACTTTCAAAACTTCTCTAGCCTCCTTGATCATTTCCTTGTTAAAACCCTTTTTAAGTTCCTCCTTTTGAAACGACTTCAGTTTCTTACACAAAAGGGCATCCACAAAATTACGCATACGTTGAAAATCATGCGAGGGATCTTCCACTGTTATGTCTATGACATTTTTCAGAGTTTGATAGAAATTATAAATGgtttttagaaatttggtaccTACGCCCAACTTTTGGAAAGGTGGTAAAACCAACATTTGAGAAATTCTAGGACGTATATTTTGGGGATATGCATAATACTCATAGACGGTGGTGTAGCCCACAGTGGCAAAAGATACCTCACCattatcatttttaaatttttcatagctgcaaaaaaaacaaaactttatttaaagaaactaaaatataaatattaaactaaatataaaatttgtacataccATATAAAATATGACCACTGTGGATCATCTACATCAATATAAGAAGCGGCATCCACAAACCATAATACAAATGTCTGCAAACGtgagaaaaatttcaaaaacgaagGCTGTTTGTAGTTGGAATTGTAAAATTCAAACACTCTTTTTTTGCCATCATCTTCTTGCttaaattcaaaaagtttttcACCAAAAGGCTGGAATTTGTCTGCCTTATCTAAAGTCTTTAGAAATTCAtccatatttacaaaataacaacCATCCGGCAGTTTTTCCGCTATCGTTGCCACCACATCATCAGCCTTAATATCTCCCTTAGACAATTCGTCCACCTTCTTGTCGTAATCTATGCCCAAATAAATGTGCAACGGTCCGGCTGTGTACAGTATGCGTACTTTTAAGTCTTGATATCCAAATATGCTTTCGGATTCGCCAAATATTTGATGGGCCATCAAGGGGTGAAAAGCTAATTCTTCATTTTCCAAATCCGACTTAGAACGTACTTTAACACAATGAAATGTATCCATTATTATCTATTAGT
Above is a window of Calliphora vicina unplaced genomic scaffold, idCalVici1.1 scaffold_18, whole genome shotgun sequence DNA encoding:
- the LOC135963141 gene encoding histone acetyltransferase type B catalytic subunit-like — translated: MAQIQEYQDLVLDALEVVEFKLIRSKSDLENEELAFHPLMAHQIFGESESIFGYQDLKVRILYTAGPLHIYLGIDYDKKVDELSKGDIKADDVVATIAEKLPDGCYFVNMDEFLKTLDKADKFQPFGEKLFEFKQEDDGKKRVFEFYNSNYKQPSFLKFFSRLQTFVLWFVDAASYIDVDDPQWSYFICYEKFKNDNGEVSFATVGYTTVYEYYAYPQNIRPRISQMLVLPPFQKLGVGTKFLKTIYNFYQTLKNVIDITVEDPSHDFQRMRNFVDALLCKKLKSFQKEELKKGFNKEMIKEAREVLKLNPRQCRKVYEILRLFYINIHDKDDYTSYRLDVKKRLNAVYHKQLSDIKKMEKAKMDTEWLRARLPNLKLRIEQLQEEYEQVEKEYQQVIEKLRVI